The genomic region CACGTCGGCGACGCGGGGCAATGGCTCATCGAGAATCTGCCCGTCGACATCCTGTTCTACAAGGGCGAACCGATCGGGATGGACTTGCCGTTTTTCATCGACTACACGATCACCGAATCCGATCCGGGCGTCCGGGGCGACACGGTCAGCGGCGCGAGCAAGCCCGCCAAACTCGAGTCCGGGGCCGTTGTCATGGTCCCGCTTTTCCTCAATCCCGGCGACCGGATCAAGGTCGACACCCGCACCGGCACCTACATCGAAAGAGTGTAAGGGGGAACCCATGAACGCAAAGGAAATAAAGGAAATCCTCGAACTGCTCAAGGGCACCGAAGTGCGCGAGCTCGAGCTGGTCCGCGGCGAAAATACGCTGCGCGTCAAGCTCGGGACCGCGGTCGAATATCACACCGTGGCCCTTCCTGCCGCCCCCGCGGCGGCCGTGGCCGGCGCACCGGTCCTCGCGGCCGATCCCGTCGCCGCCGCGCCTCCCGCCAACTACAAAGAAGTCGTTTCCCCGATCGTCGGGACCTTCTACCGGGCGCCTGCGCCCGATGCGGCCCCCTTCGTCGAGGTCGGCTCGCGCGTGGTCAAGGGACAGACGCTGTGCATCGTCGAGGCCATGAAGATCATGAACCAGATCGAGTCCGATACCACGGGCACGGTCAAGGCGATCCTCGTCGAGAACGCGGCGTCGGTGCAGTTCGGACAGCCGCTGTTCCACATCGTCGCGGACTAGAAGGGGCGGGCATGATCAACAAGGTACTGATCGCAAACCGGGGCGAGATCGCCGTTCGCATCATCCGCACCTGCCGCGAGATGGGGCTGCGCACGGTCGCCGTCCACTCGACCATCGACAGAGACGCTCTCCACGTCCGGATGGCCGACCAATCGGTCTGCATCGGGGGGCCGCCCAGCTCCGAGAGCTATCTCAACGTTCCAGCGCTGCTCAGCGCGGTCGAGATCACCGACGCCGACTCGGTCCACCCCGGCTATGGCTTCCTCTCCGAAAACTCGGCGTTCATCGAGAAGTGCGAGAGCCACGGCGTCCGCTTCATCGGGCCGTCCTCCGAATGCGTCCGGACGATGGGCGACAAGATCGAGGCGCGCAAGGCCGTCCAGAAGTTCAAGGTGCCCGTCGTCCCCGGCACCGACGGCGCGGTCGCCGAGGCGGAAGAAGGGCTGAAGATCGCGAAAGGGATCGGCTTCCCGGTCATCGTCAAGGCGGCGGCGGGCGGAGGCGGCCGCGGCATGAAGGTCGTTCACAGCCCCGCGGCGTTCATCAACGCATTTCTCACCTCCTCGTCCGAGGCGCTTTCCGCCTTCGGCGTCCCCGACGTCTATATCGAGAAATACTTCGAGGAGGCGCGCCACGTCGAGGTGCAGATCATGGCCGACAAGTTCGGCAACGTGATCCATCTCGGCGACCGGGACTGCTCCATCCAGCGGCGGCACCAGAAGCTGATCGAGGAGGCGCCGGCGCCCAATATCCCGTCGCGCATCCGTCAACGCATGTGGAAGGCCGCGTGCGACGCGGCGGCAGCCGTCAAGTACAACAGCGTCGGGACGGTCGAGTTCCTCTACGTGCCGGCCACGCACGAGTTCTACTTCCTCGAGATGAACACCCGCATCCAGGTCGAGCACCCGGTCACCGAAATGATCACAGGGATCGACATCGTCAAGGAGCAGATCCGGATTGCCGAGGGGAAGAAGCTCCGATTCGACCAGAAAAAGGTGCAGTTCCGCGGGCACGCGATCGAGGTGCGCATCAACGCCGAGGACCCCGAGAAATTCCTGCCGAGCCCGGGCATGATCACGTCGTGCATCTTTCCGGGCGGCTGCGGCGTTCGCGTCGATACGCATATCTACCCCGGCTACACGGTGCCTCCGACCTACGATTCGCTGCTCGGGAAGCTGATCGTCCATGCCGAAGACCGCAACACGGCCATCCAGCGGATGCGCCGCGCGCTCGAGGAACTCAAGATCGAAGGCATCAAGACCACCACCGATTTCCACCGGAAGATGATGACCAATTCCGAGTTCGCCGCGGGGAGGGTATCCACCAACTTCCTCGAAAAGAACAGGGCTTGAGTGGAAAGTATGCACACGGCATAC from Candidatus Deferrimicrobiaceae bacterium harbors:
- the accC gene encoding acetyl-CoA carboxylase biotin carboxylase subunit gives rise to the protein MINKVLIANRGEIAVRIIRTCREMGLRTVAVHSTIDRDALHVRMADQSVCIGGPPSSESYLNVPALLSAVEITDADSVHPGYGFLSENSAFIEKCESHGVRFIGPSSECVRTMGDKIEARKAVQKFKVPVVPGTDGAVAEAEEGLKIAKGIGFPVIVKAAAGGGGRGMKVVHSPAAFINAFLTSSSEALSAFGVPDVYIEKYFEEARHVEVQIMADKFGNVIHLGDRDCSIQRRHQKLIEEAPAPNIPSRIRQRMWKAACDAAAAVKYNSVGTVEFLYVPATHEFYFLEMNTRIQVEHPVTEMITGIDIVKEQIRIAEGKKLRFDQKKVQFRGHAIEVRINAEDPEKFLPSPGMITSCIFPGGCGVRVDTHIYPGYTVPPTYDSLLGKLIVHAEDRNTAIQRMRRALEELKIEGIKTTTDFHRKMMTNSEFAAGRVSTNFLEKNRA
- the accB gene encoding acetyl-CoA carboxylase biotin carboxyl carrier protein, whose amino-acid sequence is MNAKEIKEILELLKGTEVRELELVRGENTLRVKLGTAVEYHTVALPAAPAAAVAGAPVLAADPVAAAPPANYKEVVSPIVGTFYRAPAPDAAPFVEVGSRVVKGQTLCIVEAMKIMNQIESDTTGTVKAILVENAASVQFGQPLFHIVAD